The following coding sequences are from one Cervus canadensis isolate Bull #8, Minnesota chromosome 4, ASM1932006v1, whole genome shotgun sequence window:
- the LOC122439262 gene encoding olfactory receptor 2G2-like, protein MVKSTNEGNITGFILLGFSDYPQLQTALFVVILILYLLTILGNTTIILISHLEPKLHTPMYFFLSHLSFLDLCFTSSVIPQLLVNLQDPMKTITYGGCMVQLYVSLALGSTECVLLAVMSYDRYVAICRPLHYALLIHPHLCMALTSLAWLSGVATTLVQSTLTLQLPLCGHHQVDHFICEVPVLIKLACVDTTFNEAELFVASILFLVVPISFILVSYGYITQAVLKIKSATGRKKVFGTCSSHVTAVIMFYGTIMFMYLQSAKSTYKDQGKFVSLFYTVVIPMLNPLIYTLRNKEVKEALRKVLRKILVIKFT, encoded by the coding sequence ATGGTGAAGAGCACCAATGAGGGAAACATAACAGGTTTTATCCTGTTAGGGTTTTCTGATTATCCTCAGTTACAGACGGCTCTCTTTGTGGTCATCTTGATCTTATATTTACTAACCATTTTGGGGAACACCACCATCATTCTGATATCTCATCTGGAACCCAAACTTCATACAccaatgtattttttcctttctcatctctctttcctGGACCTCTGCTTTACTAGCAGTGTTATTCCTCAGCTCCTGGTAAACTTGCAGGATCCCATGAAAACCATTACCTATGGTGGCTGCATGGTTCAGCTCTATGTCTCTCTTGCTCTTGGATCTACTGAGTGTGTCCTTCTGGCTGTGATGTCCTATgatcgctatgtggccatctgccgTCCCCTCCACTATGCTCTCCTGATACATCCTCATCTTTGCATGGCCCTGACATCTTTAGCATGGCTTAGTGGGGTGGCCACCACCCTGGTACAGTCCACTCTCACCCTGCAGCTACCTTTATGTGGGCATCACCAAGTGGATCATTTTATCTGCGAAGTCCCTGTACTTATCAAGTTGGCTTGTGTGGATACCACCTTCAATGAGGCTGAGCTCTTTGTGGCTAGTATCCTCTTCCTTGTTGTGCCTATCTCCTTCATCCTAGTCTCCTATGGTTACATTACCCAAGCAGTTTTGAAGATCAAATCAGCTACTGGAAGAAAGAAAGTTTTTGGGACCTGTTCCTCCCATGTGACAGCTGTCATCATGTTCTATGGAACCATCATGTTCATGTACCTGCAGTCAGCCAAAAGTACATACAAAGATCAGGGAAAGTTTGTCTCTCTCTTCTACACAGTGGTGATCCCCATGCTGAATCCTCTTATTTATACTCTGAGGAACAAAGAGGTCAAGGAAGCACTAAGAAAAGTTCTAAGGAAGATTCTGGTAATAAAGTTTACATGA